A segment of the Bacteroides intestinalis DSM 17393 genome:
CTTTTTCTTCGTCGCCGATGTAGATATCGTGTGCATTGGTAGAATATACACGCTGCTCCTCTGTATCTCCTTTTCCACCTTGTAATTCTTCCTGTTTATAAACCGATTCATCTTGGGGAAGATAAATGGAGAATGTAGAACCTTTACCTACTTCGCTTTGTAAGACAATCCGCCCGTGATGTAACTCAACCAATCTTTGGACCAACGAAAGACCAATGCCGCTGCCTTCGCATCCGTTTTCCACTTGATAGAAACGCTCGAAAATCTTTTTTTGCTTTTCTTTCGGAATACCAATACCGGTATCAACCACCTGCAATATTAGGTTATTGTCCTCTTTACAAAGTTTCACTGTTATACTTTCACCTACTTCGGTATATTTGAAAGCATTTGAGAGCAGATTATTGACTATCAGATCTAGATAATTTTCATCAAACAACATCTTCTCATCTTGTAGTTCCGTATAGAAATTATAGTCTATATCCTTCCTTTTTGCAAGGCTTTCATAATTGATAAAACAGTTCAGTACCCTTTTATAGGCGTTGGAGTATGTAGGCCTGAGTTCAAAAATACCTAATTCCGCCCGCCTGTAGTCCATCAGTTGATTAACCAGATGGAGCAGTCGGTTGGTATTTCGCTGGATATATTGTAGTTGTGCCTGTTCCCAATGTCCATTGATGTGATTGATAAGTTCTTGTAAGGGGGCAACGATTAATGTGAGCGGAGTGCGCAATTCATGTGAGATGTTGACATAAAAGCGGATTTTCATTTGGCTGATTTCTTCCTGCTTCTCTTTGTCCAATCTTTCCATCTGGATTTCAGCCTGCATACTTTTACGTAACCAGAAAAAACGGACAATGCCTGCTACTAGCAAAATGAAAGACAGCGCAAATAGAGTAAGTGCCCACCAGGTGCAATACCAGACTGGCAATATACGGATATGAAGTGTGGCAGGTTCTTCATTCCACTTGCCGTCATTATTCGCTGCTTTTATATGGAAAGTATAATTACCCGCTGGCAGGTTGGAATATGAAACAGGACTGATGTCATTTTGTTTATACCACTCATCATTATATCCCTCTAATTTGTAGGCGAAAGTATTATGTTTTCCGGCAATATAATTGGATACGACAAAGGAGATCGCAAATGAATTCTGGGAAGATGATAGAATTATATGGTCCGTATATTCAATGCTTTCATTTAAAATGCCGGTCTCATCGTCCGGCAATACCTCCTTGTTGAAAACAAACAGTTTATTTATGACTGGCTTAGGAGCATAAGGGTTATCTATCAATGTCTCTGGACGGAATGACGTAATGCCACTGACACCACCAAACAGCATGTAACCATTCTCTTTTCGGCAATAAGAACCTGCATTAAATTGATTCCCTTGTAATCCATCCATGATTGTAAAATTACGGAATTTTCCGTTTTCCGGGTTCATACAACTCAAACCTTGATTGGTGCTTATCCATAAGCGTCCATAGGCATCTTCCAGAATTCCATAGATAACATTACTTGGCAGGCCATCTGCTGTTGTATATTGCAACAACTTTTCATCTCCTTCTTTTAAAGCGAAAAGTCCGTTACGTGTGCCGACCCACACATAGCCTGAAGTAGATTCATAAAAACAATTTGCAAACGCCTGTTTCAGTATAGGTGATATGTGAAAATCCGTATTACTTTGTAAGGAGTTACCAATCTGATTAAATACCGAGATACCCATTTCACCTCCTATCCATAAACGCTTTTTGGAGTCACGAAACAGCAGGCGATTGTATTGCTGTACTTCATGTCTGTCTTTATTTTTATCAATAATCCTAAAACGGCGAGTCTTTATATCAAAATGCAGTAGATATTCCAGTGAAACGACCCAAAGACCTCCGTTCTCGTCAGAGATAATGGAGTAAATATTATTACTTGGTATATTGCTGTTCTGGCGATTATAGTACTCTACATTTCCGGACTTTCTATCCAGCACCATCATTCCTCCTGCATGGGCTCCTACATATACTTTATCGTGCAGTTCGTCTACATATACAGTTTTGATATCCTTAAAAGGGACATCGAGTGTGCCTGAATTGAACAAATAGCTTTTATATATTTGTGATTTGTTATCATAGAAATTCAGACCACCATCGCTCGTTCCAATCCATAAATTATGTTCATTATCTTCTACGATACAACTGACAACGTTATCACTGAGCGAATTTAAGAAGGGAATATGCTTGATACACTGAAAACGATTGCATAAAGGATGGTAGTAATTCAGTCCGCCCCAATAAGTACCCAACCACATACCGCCTTGCGAATCTTTAAAAATACTCCGGACTGAGTTCTGAGATAGGCTGCCTTCCTGTATCTCCGAGCTTTTAAGTGAAGAAAAACTGTCCGTTCCTTCTTTATAAATGTTCAATCCGCTATAGGTTCCCACCCATAGGCGATTTTCAGTATCCAGTGCCAGAGAACGTACATAGTTTGAATTCAGACCGGATTTTCCATCTTCATAACGATAGTTCTTCAGAACTTTCGATTTAGTATCATACATGTACAAACCATCTCCCTCAGTTGCCATCCATACTTGGTTGAACATCTGGCATAAGATGGCATGTACTCGTACATAATTAGGCATATCTACTAATTTATCCAAAATGCCGTTTGACAAGGTATAGGTATAAACTCCATTTTCGGCACCAATATAGATAAGGTCTCCCTGACGTACCAGAACTGTAGGTCTTAACATATGCAGGGTAGCGGGCAAAGTGTCATTTAGAAAGCATCCTCTTTTGGCGTCAAAGAGCAGAACTCCTTCCGCAGTGCCCAGCATCAGCCAGTCTTCTTTTATTGGAGCTATGCTGGTGACGGCTACATTCATACCTCTTTTCTTATAATAATAATTGGAGAAAGCATCCTTGTAACGGTTGTAAAGCGACAAACCCTCACGGGTTCCCACCCATATCCTGTCGGAATCATCAACGGCAATGCAACGGGATATATCACTGGCAATGCTGTTAGGATTCATATATTGATGGCGATAAACTGTAAAATTGTAGCCATCGTACTTATTTACACCATCATATGTTGCAAACCATAAGTTTCCGCCTTTATCCTGATTAATTGCAAAAATTGTACTATGTGATAATCCATCTACTAAACCGATATGGGTGAAATGGATATTCTCGATAATGCTGGCGTTCAATATATAAGGTAATAAGCTTCCTATAAGCGCTAACAAAAAATATTGTATTTTCATAGTCATAATTATAGTCTGTTACAGAGCAAACGAATAAAATACTAGCGAAAACTGATATTGATATGGATTTTCTTATCCATTTTATCTGGTAGTACCTGTAAAGGTATAAAAGAGAATCCCGGAACCGGATTAAAAATTCTTTGATCATCGTCCGTAAAAGCAATCTCCATATCTCCCGATTCACAAGTGATACATACTACTCCTTTATTTTTTCTTATGTATACTTCATGGGAAGAGAATTCAATATTTTCCTCAGGTGAGGCAATGACGGGTAACATAAGTCGGATCGGTTCATTACAATGCTCCAGATGTATGCTGACCCCTTGTTCTGAATATGTATAATTCATTGTCATAGCTACTTCTCCCTGCAGCGGAGCTTGTTGGTTGATATCAACCAGATGGGTATGTACGGTAAATGTGCAAGCTTCCTCTCTTTCATGGTAGGTAATGCTTGTATTTAAATCATCTAGATTGCTATATGCAACTCCATTTTGTATTAATTCGATTCGAGGAGTACCGCCTGTCAGATACTTGCGGGTATTGCTCTGCATATTGGGAGCCTCAATCAGTTTATATTGATTCATAGTTGCGGCAAAAACGGGTCCAGCTTGCGCATGCCACAACAACGAGAGAGCACCTCCCATAGGATGTGTTCCTTTTACCTTATATTCTGCATCATATCCGGTGAACGTAGAACGCCACGAACCGTAGGATAGAAGCCATGTATGGATATCTTTAAAATACTTTGTGCCGTAAGTAATATCTCGCGGCAGTTTTCCGGAAGCGGCAGTTTTCACGGGAGGCAATTCGAGAAAGGATGCCAATGCTTTGGCATGCCCGAAGGTGTGATGGATACAAGGGGGAATGCCGGAAGCAAAGTAATGCATGCCACCATAAAGAAGCCCGTTATGAGTGGCTTTTTTCAATAGTTGGATATTCCGTTGAATGGCCTCTAAATATTCCGGATGACGGGCTGCTAATTTATAGTAGCCTCCCATAAAACCGTCGCTGGTACGTCCTCCCCAATAGGTCCATTTAAAGTTCCTTGTTCCCCAACTATTGTCCCAGGCCCCATCGGGTA
Coding sequences within it:
- a CDS encoding two-component regulator propeller domain-containing protein; protein product: MKIQYFLLALIGSLLPYILNASIIENIHFTHIGLVDGLSHSTIFAINQDKGGNLWFATYDGVNKYDGYNFTVYRHQYMNPNSIASDISRCIAVDDSDRIWVGTREGLSLYNRYKDAFSNYYYKKRGMNVAVTSIAPIKEDWLMLGTAEGVLLFDAKRGCFLNDTLPATLHMLRPTVLVRQGDLIYIGAENGVYTYTLSNGILDKLVDMPNYVRVHAILCQMFNQVWMATEGDGLYMYDTKSKVLKNYRYEDGKSGLNSNYVRSLALDTENRLWVGTYSGLNIYKEGTDSFSSLKSSEIQEGSLSQNSVRSIFKDSQGGMWLGTYWGGLNYYHPLCNRFQCIKHIPFLNSLSDNVVSCIVEDNEHNLWIGTSDGGLNFYDNKSQIYKSYLFNSGTLDVPFKDIKTVYVDELHDKVYVGAHAGGMMVLDRKSGNVEYYNRQNSNIPSNNIYSIISDENGGLWVVSLEYLLHFDIKTRRFRIIDKNKDRHEVQQYNRLLFRDSKKRLWIGGEMGISVFNQIGNSLQSNTDFHISPILKQAFANCFYESTSGYVWVGTRNGLFALKEGDEKLLQYTTADGLPSNVIYGILEDAYGRLWISTNQGLSCMNPENGKFRNFTIMDGLQGNQFNAGSYCRKENGYMLFGGVSGITSFRPETLIDNPYAPKPVINKLFVFNKEVLPDDETGILNESIEYTDHIILSSSQNSFAISFVVSNYIAGKHNTFAYKLEGYNDEWYKQNDISPVSYSNLPAGNYTFHIKAANNDGKWNEEPATLHIRILPVWYCTWWALTLFALSFILLVAGIVRFFWLRKSMQAEIQMERLDKEKQEEISQMKIRFYVNISHELRTPLTLIVAPLQELINHINGHWEQAQLQYIQRNTNRLLHLVNQLMDYRRAELGIFELRPTYSNAYKRVLNCFINYESLAKRKDIDYNFYTELQDEKMLFDENYLDLIVNNLLSNAFKYTEVGESITVKLCKEDNNLILQVVDTGIGIPKEKQKKIFERFYQVENGCEGSGIGLSLVQRLVELHHGRIVLQSEVGKGSTFSIYLPQDESVYKQEELQGGKGDTEEQRVYSTNAHDIYIGDEEKENEEDIIDAEKSKRGTILIVEDNKELRQYLVNGLSPLFCLLEAENGKKALNILKEQEVDIIITDVMMPVMDGVKLCKQVKQNLRTCHIPVYMLSAKVDVKYQLEGLHVGADDYIAKPFSIEILKAKILNMLRTRYRIFEHYSNMTEVEPEKLTNNTMDEELLRKAIAIVEKNMDNVEFSTEQFAREMNMSRSNLHLKLKAITGKSAIDFIHKIRFNRACQLLKEGKYTVAEISFMVGYNTPSYFAARFKKYIGCLPTEYGKK